Proteins encoded together in one Festucalex cinctus isolate MCC-2025b chromosome 8, RoL_Fcin_1.0, whole genome shotgun sequence window:
- the optc gene encoding opticin yields the protein MRLSLASLMASIALSLVFLDPCPGFAAPLDESDDGHFDLEDYDLNSITDWDNLESNIYGDNYDYEDLGQEIEVETVAADIHQLGSQPSVNHHEEEVTPSPLPPSPVTLDFKGSGLFGPETGLGMPTCLLCVCIGGSVYCDDTGLKKIPPLPKDTSHFYGRFNSIRHIKNTDFINLSKLQTIDLTGNQISEMDEDVFSSLKQLHGLLLAENNLQALPELPVTLKQIDLRNNQLISQGIHSESFKDMSQLEFLYLSNNNLDYVPTPLPLSLRVLHLQGNNIQSLHEDTFCDSHDRYFIRRNLEDIRLDGNPLNMNLFPQTYVCLPRLPVGSHS from the exons ATGAGGCTGTCTTTGGCATCCTTGATGGCATCTATTGCTTTATCTCTGGTCTTCCTGGATCCCTGCCCTGGCTTTGCAGCCCCCCTAGATGAATCAGATGATGGACATTTTGACCTGGAGGACTATGACTTGAACAGTATAACAGACTGGGACAACCTGGAATCCAACATTTATGGGGACAATTATGATTATGAGGACTTGGGCCAAGAG ATTGAAGTAGAGACCGTAGCAGCGGACATCCATCAATTAGGCAGCCAGCCAAGCGTTAACCACCATGAGGAAGAAGTGACTCCGTCTCCCTTGCCTCCATCTCCTGTAACACTGGACTTCAAAGGATCCGGCCTATTTGGACCGGAGACTGGACTGG GAATGCCTACCTGCCTTCTGTGCGTATGTATCGGAGGGAGTGTTTACTGTGATGACACTGGCCTGAAAAAGATACCACCCCTGCCCAAGGACACCAGCCATTTTTATGGACGGTTCAACAGCATCCGACACATCAAGAACACTGACTTCATAAACCTCA GTAAGCTTCAAACTATTGACCTCACTGGAAACCAGATTTCTGAAATGGATGAAGATGTATTCAGCTCGCTAAAACAACTCCATGGCTTGTTATTAGCTGAGAACAACCTGCAGGCCTTGCCAGAACTACCAGTTACCTTGAAGCAAATCGATCTACGAAACAATCAACTGATCAGCCAAGGGATCCATTCAGAGTCCTTCAAG GATATGAGCCAGCTGGAATTCCTCTATCTATCTAATAATAATCTAGATTACGTTCCAACACCGCTGCCATTGAGTCTCAGAGTGTTACACCTGCAG GGCAATAACATCCAATCCCTGCATGAAGACACCTTCTGTGACAGCCACGACCGTTACTTCATTCGGCGCAACCTGGAGGATATCCGCCTGGATGGCAATCCTTTGAACATGAATCTATTTCCACAGACATATGTCTGTCTGCCACGCCTGCCTGTAGGAAGTCATTCATAG